One window from the genome of Crassostrea angulata isolate pt1a10 chromosome 2, ASM2561291v2, whole genome shotgun sequence encodes:
- the LOC128170479 gene encoding uncharacterized protein LOC128170479, translating to MDTELSHYVVPVTSTRKRKGSGEDETGVSRKMRCYHGEKIKDEELFLSLKTRSYPGDKIVEKTCPSLRIRSNPEDSIDDDKPCPSRKMRCHSRERSNDRTEKHNFNIRGYPGDSIDDDEPCSSRKMRCHYRERSKGRREDFNIRNYHGDKFDHDETCPSREMRCHARDRRKSRPDIHKLDEDFEYELSCYDNETKPSNENTSVQGNAKFALYKDFTVSAGSALTSCNIKSTISADVEKMVSEGDGKVLAKKEAAKVDESPQQAEYVYRLLRDDELYKEGLRPKIIESKASLHQHVAGGSKGLHSRFISCCYTLHALHRLARLTKHPSLIREVVRINVTKLNNEEVKVIKLFIEDVREKHITLRSKAWGYAENFQEVILEPKTHVPADCIERIGIVKDNTFTKDEHITL from the exons ATGGATACGGAGTTAAGTCATTATGTCGTTCCTGTTACTTCAACAAGGAAACGGAAAG GATCTGGTGAAGATGAAACAGGCGTTAGTCGTAAGATGAGATGCTATCATGGAGAAAAAATTAAAGACGAAGAACTATTTCTTAGTCTTAAGACAAGAAGTTATCCTGGAGACAAAATTGTAGAAAAAACATGCCCTAGTCTTAGAATAAGAAGCAATCCTGAAGATAGCATCGATGACGATAAACCATGCCCTAGTCGAAAGATGAGATGTCATTCTCGAGAGAGGAGTAATGATAGAACAGAAAAACATAATTTCAATATTAGAGGCTATCCTGGAGACAGCATTGATGACGATGAACCATGCTCTAGTCGAAAGATGAGATGCCATTATCGAGAGAGAAGTAAAGGTAGAAGAGAAGATTTCAATATAAGAAACTATCATGGAGACAAATTTGATCACGATGAAACATGTCCTAGTCGAGAGATGAGATGCCATGCTCGAGACAGAAGAAAAAGTAGACCAGACATACATAAGTTAGATGAAGACTTCGAATATGAACTCTCATGCTACGATAATGAAACAaaaccatccaatgaaaacacaAGCGTTCAAGGCAATGCAAAATTCGCTTTATACAAAGATTTTACTGTATCAGCGGGTTCTGCATTAACCTCTTGTAATATCAAATCGACGATTTCAGCTGATGTGGAAAAAATGGTCAGTGAAGGAGATGGCAAAGTATTAGCTAAAAAGGAAGCAGCAAAAGTAGACGAAAGTCCCCAACAAGCGGAATATGTATATAGGTTACTACGTGACGACGAACTTTACAAGGAAGGCCTTCGTCCGAAAATCATAGAATCAAAAGCAAGCCTTCATCAGCATGTCGCAGGTGGGAGTAAAGGCTTACATTCACGGTTTATTTCATGTTGCTATACTTTGCATGCTTTGCACCGACTTGCACGCCTTACAAAACACCCTTCGCTCATACGTGAGGTTGTGCGTATCAACGTTACAAAATTGAACAATGAGGAAGTTAAAGTGATAAAGCTATTTATTGAGGACGTACGAGAAAAACATATAACTTTAAGGTCTAAAGCCTGGGGATACGCCGAAAACTTTCAAGAAGTAATTTTAGAACCCAAAACGCATGTCCCAGCAGATTGCATCGAAAGAATAGGTATTGTTAAGGACAATACTTTTACGAAAGACGAACATATAACACTataa
- the LOC128170426 gene encoding uncharacterized protein LOC128170426, translated as MPDCSLKDDAIKCLESMSLSSRSVHSTTYFNKTDICSLISTIRAAAIRNQKNRLDFDTSCGLSDTDYMNLTGISRADFDDVVSHVQSIRATKNRSIRTCIALLLVKFRTGLSNRMLSTLFNIEKCGVRRAITSARRELTETFTPKYVGFGHISREQIIQDHTRPLAQELFGNGMHNPAILVVDGTYVFIQKSNNFKFQRRSYSQHKNRPLVKPMVIVSTTGYIVSVL; from the coding sequence ATGCCAGATTGTTCTCTCAAAGATGATGCCATTAAATGTCTGGAGAGTATGTCCCTGAGCTCTAGGTCAGTACATTCCACTACCTATTTCAACAAAACTgatatttgttcattaatatCAACTATAAGAGCAGCTGCAATCAGAAATCAGAAAAACAGGTTAGACTTTGACACCAGTTGTGGACTTTCAGACACAGATTATATGAATTTGACTGGAATTTCAAGGGCAGATTTTGATGATGTAGTCTCGCATGTGCAGTCAATAAGAGCTACCAAGAATCGCAGCATAAGGACCTGCATTGCCCTTCTATTGGTGAAGTTCAGAACCGGCCTTTCCAATAGAATGCTATCAACACTATTCAACATTGAAAAATGCGGTGTCAGAAGGGCAATAACATCAGCCAGGAGAGAACTGACAGAGACATTTACACCAAAGTATGTGGGGTTTGGCCATATTTCAAGAGAACAGATTATCCAGGACCATACCAGACCTCTTGCTCAGGAATTATTTGGTAATGGAATGCACAATCCAGCTATATTAGTGGTAGACGGAACTTATGTTTTCATCCAAAAGAGCAACAACTTCAAGTTCCAACGTAGATCATACAGCCAACACAAAAACAGACCCCTAGTCAAACCAATGGTCATAGTGTCAACAACAGGCTACATTGTTTCAGTCCTTTGA
- the LOC128170425 gene encoding uncharacterized protein LOC128170425 — MENIKDWLQQDDVLIVDRGFRDSISFLESLGIQAQMPAFLPKGQKQHTADEANSSRLVTKIRWIVESVNGRLKQWKYLQNVVPNTQIPYMREYVCLISALCNKYRDPLNTGNPESDQILAAKMKYLASQTNKLQERVESEELHRRIKAWTPMNATDTLDFPLLSEEELLNLTVGVYQLKLAKSYTAEHKNDDGDYNIMVNNDIPDVLRVRIQSRHISSKQYFLWIEHSLGAITGWYCQCRAGARVVGVCAHVASVLWYLGHERHTHSARSTQDWSQYLEDASVIPEVMDSSESDQSGTEE, encoded by the exons ATGGAGAATATAAAAGACTGGCTACAGCAGGATGATGTTCTTATTGTGGATCGTGGGTTTAGGGACTCGATTAGTTTCTTGGAGAGTTTGGGCATTCAGGCTCAGATGCCGGCATTTCTTCCAAAAGGACAAAAACAACACACAGCTGATGAG gCAAACTCTTCTAGACTTGTTACCAAAATCCGCTGGATTGTGGAGTCTGTTAATGGGCGTCTGAAACAGTGGAAATATCTGCAGAATGTGGTTCCCAATACTCAGATACCATACATGCGGGAGTATGTGTGTTTGATATCTGCACTGTGCAACAAATACAGAGATCCATTAAATACAGGAAATCCAGAGAGTGACCAAATCTTGGCAGCTAAAATGaag TATTTAGCATCACAGACAAACAAACTTCAAGAGCGGGTTGAATCTGAAGAGTTGCATCGAAGGATAAAAGCATGGACCCCAATGAATGCCACTGATACATTGGATTTTCCTCTCCTCTCTGAAGAAGAGCTCCTTAATCTGACTGTCGGGGTGTACCAGCTGAAGCTTGCCAAGAGTTACACTGCAGAACACAAGAATGATGATGGTGATTACAACATCATGGTAAACAATGACATTCCTGATGTTTTGCGTGTACGAATACAAAGTCGTCATATCTCCAGCAAACAGTATTTCCTATGGATTGAACATTCCTTAGGAGCCATTACTGGGTGGTACTGCCAATGCCGTGCTGGTGCAAGGGTTGTTGGGGTGTGTGCCCATGTGGCTTCTGTTCTATGGTACCTGGGACATGAACGGCACACACACTCTGCAAGGTCCACTCAAGACTGGTCCCAGTACCTTGAGGATGCCTCAGTCATTCCAGAAGTCATGGATAGTTCCGAAAGCGATCAGAGTGGAACAGAAGAGTGA